One stretch of Clostridia bacterium DNA includes these proteins:
- a CDS encoding SEC-C metal-binding domain-containing protein: MERLFSPDHLIRTETSTLIGLMVQQEIDWSLPDSGTVQHYIDETEKLLKEFHQSMLQPAFEDLRAVIESGEKTNPFEKGLHLREPIFYGGESAYSFQFRDLSVPKYQADNPWLERHKGFTIETARDVVHAIIQSQNNKFTDIVDNLAQRRPEQWTFLPCHLFSTDEIAKTLRVDFSVVERVINAFLLPASNRNVAFRAIHDFNVVSALPIIPVGDGRLLLLEQYTLQQSLYESPFYWMCDDRDYRDTALRNRGRFVEAFSQARLESVLGKGAVFSNVRIPEAKGKDAGEIDTLVLFADRAIVVQAKAKRLTLEARKGNDNLIRDDFKKSVQDSYDQAFACAEMLAGGERTFLASDGNKIEVPRKLKKIYLLCAVSDHYPALSFQAWQFLKHEPNPIIQPPFVLDIFTLDTMAEMLDTPLYFLSYIDRRANYQEKVLAGHELTILSYHLKRNLWFDKKLDLIQLGDDLTADLDVAMMVRREAASGKRTPDGILTRIKGTRVGEILKAIESRPNPGTINLGFALLCVAEEAVVNISTAIDRMARQSALDGRHHDLTVPMGESGEGLTVHCNMDPIDVAGPKLERHCLLRKYKAQAVRWHGISIAPDASLRFGLELDFAWQKDKRMDQIVSAYPRTGSHISLKAPDGRGQKIGRNDPCPCGSGRKFKKCCLL; this comes from the coding sequence ATGGAACGTCTATTCTCGCCGGACCATCTGATTCGCACGGAGACTTCGACATTGATCGGCCTGATGGTGCAGCAGGAGATCGACTGGTCATTGCCCGATTCCGGAACCGTTCAGCACTACATCGACGAAACTGAGAAGCTGCTTAAGGAATTCCATCAGAGCATGCTGCAGCCTGCATTTGAGGATTTGCGGGCCGTAATTGAATCGGGAGAAAAGACGAACCCTTTTGAGAAGGGCTTACACCTTCGCGAGCCGATCTTTTATGGCGGTGAGTCCGCTTATTCCTTCCAGTTCCGTGACCTCTCCGTACCTAAGTACCAAGCTGATAATCCATGGCTTGAGAGGCACAAAGGCTTCACGATTGAGACTGCTCGCGATGTAGTGCATGCCATCATCCAGTCTCAGAACAACAAGTTCACTGATATTGTTGATAATCTTGCGCAGCGCCGCCCGGAGCAGTGGACGTTCTTACCCTGCCATCTTTTCAGTACCGACGAGATCGCAAAGACTCTCCGCGTAGATTTCAGCGTCGTCGAGAGAGTCATAAACGCCTTCTTGCTCCCGGCCAGCAATCGAAACGTGGCGTTTCGCGCGATCCATGACTTCAACGTGGTTTCTGCACTACCCATTATTCCTGTCGGCGATGGTCGTTTGCTTCTACTCGAGCAATACACCCTACAACAATCGCTCTACGAGTCGCCGTTTTACTGGATGTGCGATGACCGAGACTACCGCGACACCGCGTTGAGGAATAGAGGCAGATTTGTCGAAGCCTTCTCGCAGGCGCGGCTCGAGTCAGTGCTTGGAAAAGGAGCTGTGTTCTCGAACGTCAGAATCCCCGAAGCCAAGGGAAAAGATGCGGGTGAGATCGACACACTAGTCCTATTCGCGGATCGTGCCATCGTAGTGCAGGCGAAGGCAAAGCGCCTGACCTTGGAAGCGCGAAAAGGCAATGACAACCTGATCCGCGACGACTTCAAGAAGAGTGTTCAGGACTCGTATGACCAGGCGTTTGCCTGTGCCGAGATGCTTGCCGGTGGGGAGCGAACATTCCTTGCAAGTGATGGCAACAAGATAGAAGTCCCGCGAAAGCTCAAGAAGATATATCTTCTCTGCGCCGTCTCGGACCATTATCCGGCGCTGAGCTTTCAAGCATGGCAGTTCCTGAAGCACGAACCAAATCCCATTATCCAGCCTCCGTTCGTGCTCGACATCTTTACATTGGACACGATGGCGGAGATGCTCGACACTCCCCTCTACTTCCTGAGCTATATCGACAGACGGGCCAACTACCAGGAGAAAGTCCTCGCCGGCCACGAACTGACTATCTTGTCTTACCACCTCAAACGGAACCTCTGGTTTGATAAGAAACTCGATCTAATTCAACTTGGCGATGATCTGACCGCAGATCTAGATGTTGCGATGATGGTCAGACGGGAAGCAGCTTCCGGCAAGCGTACGCCAGATGGGATATTGACCCGGATCAAAGGCACCAGAGTGGGAGAGATCCTTAAGGCAATTGAATCCAGGCCCAATCCCGGAACGATCAATCTTGGCTTTGCTCTCCTCTGCGTAGCCGAGGAGGCGGTTGTCAACATAAGTACCGCCATCGACAGAATGGCCAGGCAATCGGCGCTCGACGGGCGCCACCACGATCTCACAGTGCCAATGGGGGAAAGCGGTGAGGGGCTCACCGTGCATTGCAATATGGACCCCATCGACGTTGCAGGTCCGAAGCTTGAAAGGCACTGCCTGTTGCGCAAGTACAAAGCCCAGGCGGTTCGCTGGCATGGTATCAGCATCGCGCCGGACGCGTCACTACGATTTGGTCTAGAGCTTGATTTTGCGTGGCAGAAAGATAAGAGAATGGATCAGATCGTTAGCGCATATCCAAGAACCGGTTCGCACATTAGTTTGAAAGCACCCGACGGTCGCGGACAAAAGATCGGCCGAAATGACCCCTGTCCCTGCGGGAGCGGACGAAAGTTCAAGAAGTGCTGTTTGCTTTGA
- a CDS encoding helix-turn-helix domain-containing protein, which translates to MALQNLPLQPMYTNRDVAQIFDVCVRAIQNWITAGRLKPRDLPGRWKFFPQDLEEFLKTSNKGRA; encoded by the coding sequence TTGGCTCTCCAGAACCTCCCGCTTCAACCGATGTACACGAACCGCGACGTCGCGCAGATCTTCGACGTGTGCGTCCGCGCGATCCAGAACTGGATCACCGCCGGCCGTCTTAAGCCGCGCGACCTCCCCGGACGCTGGAAGTTCTTCCCGCAGGACCTCGAAGAGTTTCTCAAGACCAGCAATAAGGGGCGGGCATGA